A window of the Kineococcus mangrovi genome harbors these coding sequences:
- a CDS encoding DUF2017 domain-containing protein — protein sequence MATFRRSRHGLFSLTLHVSEADLLASLAREVVELLDVPEPPARPVDPLAAELGLQDLPRFEDVPDLGADGPTTVPEDEVLQRLLPNAYADDDPQASADFRRFTERGLRERKAAAARALLATLDPVVGQGGRVQLDADGARTWLVALNDIRLALGTRLGVSDDHDAYEDLAEDDPARWAWAVYDFTTHLQETLVRSLP from the coding sequence GTGGCCACCTTCCGACGCTCCCGGCACGGTCTGTTCTCCCTCACCCTGCACGTCTCCGAGGCCGATCTCCTGGCCTCCCTGGCGCGCGAGGTCGTCGAGCTGCTGGACGTGCCCGAACCCCCGGCGCGGCCGGTGGACCCGCTGGCCGCCGAGCTGGGGTTGCAGGACCTGCCCCGGTTCGAGGACGTCCCCGACCTCGGCGCCGACGGCCCGACGACGGTGCCGGAGGACGAGGTCCTGCAGCGGTTGCTGCCCAACGCCTACGCCGACGACGACCCGCAGGCCTCGGCGGACTTCCGCCGGTTCACCGAGCGGGGGCTGCGCGAGCGCAAGGCCGCCGCGGCGCGCGCGCTGCTCGCCACGCTGGACCCCGTCGTGGGGCAGGGCGGGCGTGTGCAGCTCGACGCCGACGGTGCCCGCACCTGGCTCGTGGCGCTCAACGACATCCGGCTCGCCCTGGGTACCCGGCTGGGCGTCAGCGACGACCACGACGCCTACGAGGACCTCGCCGAGGACGACCCCGCCCGCTGGGCGTGGGCCGTGTACGACTTCACCACCCACCTCCAGGAGACGCTCGTGAGGTCCCTCCCGTGA
- a CDS encoding nicotinate phosphoribosyltransferase, with product MVSTALLTDHYELTMLQAALSDGTGDRACTFEVFGRRLPEGRRYGVVAGTARVLDAVRDFTFDPDVLSGLRGVLDDRTLDWLARYRFSGSIEGYAEGELWFPGSPVLTVTGTFAQAVVLETVVLSILNHDCAIAAAASRMAQAAGDRPLIEMGSRRTHEQAAVAASRAAHLAGFTSTSNLQAGASYGIPTSGTSAHAFTLLHDTEAEAFRAQVAALGAGTTLLVDTYDITAGIATAVEVAGPQLGAVRIDSGDLEVLAVQARAQLDSLGATGTRIVVSGDLDEYALAALRAAPVDGYGVGTSLVTGSGAPTAGLVYKLVEVDGRPVAKRSTSKVTQGGRKTAVRRHRQTGTATDEVLGVGFTPPREPNDRPLQVPLVTDGERVADLPDLAASREHLRRALVTLPWDGLALSKGEPAIPTTVLASEREVAR from the coding sequence ATGGTGAGCACCGCCCTGCTGACGGACCACTACGAGCTGACGATGCTGCAGGCCGCGCTGTCCGACGGGACCGGCGACCGCGCCTGCACGTTCGAGGTCTTCGGGCGACGGCTGCCCGAGGGGCGCCGCTACGGCGTGGTGGCCGGCACCGCCCGCGTCCTGGACGCGGTGCGCGACTTCACCTTCGACCCCGACGTGCTGTCCGGGCTGCGCGGCGTCCTGGACGACCGCACGCTCGACTGGCTCGCCCGGTACCGGTTCTCCGGGTCGATCGAGGGGTACGCCGAGGGCGAGCTGTGGTTCCCCGGCTCCCCGGTCCTGACCGTCACGGGCACCTTCGCGCAGGCCGTCGTGCTCGAGACGGTCGTGCTGTCGATCCTCAACCACGACTGCGCGATCGCCGCCGCCGCGTCCCGGATGGCGCAGGCCGCCGGGGACCGCCCGCTCATCGAGATGGGCTCGCGCCGCACCCACGAGCAGGCCGCCGTCGCCGCCTCCCGCGCCGCCCACCTCGCCGGGTTCACCTCCACCTCGAACCTGCAGGCCGGGGCGTCCTACGGCATCCCCACCTCGGGGACGTCCGCGCACGCCTTCACGCTGCTGCACGACACCGAGGCCGAGGCCTTCCGCGCCCAGGTCGCGGCCCTCGGCGCCGGGACGACGCTGCTCGTCGACACGTACGACATCACCGCCGGGATCGCCACGGCCGTCGAGGTCGCCGGCCCGCAGCTGGGCGCCGTGCGCATCGACTCCGGCGACCTGGAGGTGCTCGCCGTGCAGGCCCGGGCGCAGCTGGACTCCCTGGGCGCCACCGGGACCCGCATCGTCGTCTCCGGCGACCTCGACGAGTACGCCCTCGCCGCCCTGCGCGCCGCGCCCGTCGACGGGTACGGCGTCGGCACCTCGCTCGTGACCGGGTCCGGGGCGCCGACCGCCGGGCTGGTCTACAAGCTCGTCGAGGTGGACGGGCGCCCCGTCGCCAAGCGGTCCACGTCCAAGGTCACCCAGGGCGGCCGCAAGACCGCCGTGCGGCGGCACCGGCAGACCGGCACCGCGACCGACGAGGTCCTCGGCGTCGGCTTCACCCCACCGCGCGAACCCAACGACCGGCCGCTGCAGGTGCCGCTGGTCACCGACGGCGAACGCGTCGCGGACCTGCCGGACCTGGCGGCCTCCCGCGAGCACCTGCGCCGGGCCCTCGTGACCCTGCCCTGGGACGGGCTGGCCCTGTCGAAGGGCGAACCGGCCATCCCCACGACCGTCCTGGCCTCCGAGCGGGAGGTGGCCCGGTGA
- a CDS encoding RDD family protein, producing the protein MSTPPGWYPDPSDPRSTDLRWWDGARWTEHVHAQQPSARPPSLTKAPVNPYAGPHQPHPQYPPSQYPAPGVKAIATPDGQALGGLGFRLLARIVDWVLVSVIATLAGWSSLRTLTAQVDSATAALVAGDTQTYLDQLVVATQGSAARSLTFIVLAVSAVYTILTLRFYGATPGKALFRLRVRDWNRSGHPGWLQCISRWVGCDMLGQIIPLYLLLDFLWPCWDQRKQALHDKLARTVVVKR; encoded by the coding sequence ATGAGCACGCCCCCCGGGTGGTACCCCGACCCGTCCGACCCGCGCAGCACCGACCTGCGCTGGTGGGACGGGGCGCGGTGGACCGAGCACGTCCACGCCCAGCAGCCGTCCGCACGACCGCCGTCGCTGACGAAGGCGCCGGTCAACCCCTACGCCGGCCCGCACCAGCCCCACCCGCAGTACCCCCCGTCGCAGTACCCCGCCCCGGGGGTGAAGGCGATCGCGACCCCGGACGGGCAGGCGCTCGGCGGCCTGGGGTTCCGGCTGCTGGCCCGGATCGTCGACTGGGTGCTCGTCTCGGTCATCGCCACCCTCGCCGGCTGGTCCTCGCTGCGGACGCTGACGGCGCAGGTGGACTCCGCGACGGCGGCCCTGGTCGCCGGTGACACGCAGACGTACCTGGACCAGCTCGTCGTCGCGACCCAGGGCAGTGCGGCGCGCAGCCTGACCTTCATCGTCCTGGCGGTCAGCGCGGTCTACACGATCCTCACCCTGCGGTTCTACGGCGCGACGCCGGGCAAGGCGCTGTTCCGGCTGCGGGTGCGGGACTGGAACCGCTCGGGCCACCCCGGCTGGCTGCAGTGCATCTCGCGCTGGGTCGGGTGCGACATGCTGGGCCAGATCATCCCGCTGTACCTGCTGCTGGACTTCCTCTGGCCCTGCTGGGACCAGCGCAAGCAGGCCCTGCACGACAAGCTGGCCCGCACCGTCGTGGTCAAGCGCTGA
- a CDS encoding DEAD/DEAH box helicase produces the protein MSTTDHEPQLALSGTVPGPVVDAPGVPAARPLRAWQNAALEKYFDPDRDEPADYLVTATPGAGKTTFALALARRLLDTRRVDRVVVVAPTDHLRTQWAEAAHRAGIELDPTMTNAVGPVRPDMKGYVTTYAQVAGHPMLHRARATAKRSLVVMDEIHHAGDGLSWGEAVFEAFGDARRRLSLTGTPFRTKVDERIPFVAYVEDDSVESEGGLRSVADFTYGYKDALADGVVRPVVFAAYTGVSRWRNSAGEVVAASLTDATTKSVESLAWKTALDPRGDWVPHVIAAMDERLNHLREHGMHDAAGLVLASDQDDARAYAKIVQRVTGEKPALVLSDDPKASQKISEFAESDQRFVVCVRMISEGVDVPRAACLAWMTSYRTPLFFAQAVGRVVRSRAPGESATVFLPAVRPLLALAAEMESDRNHVIPPPASVSSEEVDEGGLDLLPPPERDAGEKKEYEALEAQAEFAHVLHGGKALTGGDLPPVSVEEEDFLGLPGLLSPEQTAALLAQRDAEIRKRTARPAEEAEPVGDTAPAEPEIEDATWHTAALLRKEIHGLVGRVAAGRAMPHASVYSRLRTAVPGPPSASASVDVLRRRRDHLLSMV, from the coding sequence GTGAGCACGACCGACCACGAACCCCAGCTCGCCCTCTCCGGCACCGTCCCCGGCCCCGTCGTCGACGCCCCCGGCGTCCCGGCGGCCCGCCCCCTGCGGGCCTGGCAGAACGCCGCGCTGGAGAAGTACTTCGACCCCGACCGGGACGAACCCGCCGACTACCTCGTCACGGCGACGCCGGGCGCGGGGAAGACGACCTTCGCCCTGGCCCTGGCCCGCCGGCTGCTCGACACCCGGCGCGTGGACCGGGTCGTCGTCGTCGCCCCGACCGACCACCTGCGGACCCAGTGGGCCGAGGCCGCGCACCGCGCGGGCATCGAGCTCGACCCGACGATGACGAACGCCGTCGGGCCGGTGCGGCCGGACATGAAGGGCTACGTCACCACGTACGCCCAGGTCGCCGGGCACCCGATGCTGCACCGGGCCCGCGCCACCGCCAAGCGGTCCCTCGTCGTCATGGACGAGATCCACCACGCCGGGGACGGGTTGTCCTGGGGCGAGGCCGTCTTCGAGGCCTTCGGCGACGCGCGGCGCCGGCTGTCCCTGACCGGGACCCCGTTCCGCACCAAGGTCGACGAGCGGATCCCGTTCGTCGCCTACGTCGAGGACGACTCGGTGGAGTCCGAGGGCGGGCTGAGGAGCGTCGCCGACTTCACCTACGGCTACAAGGACGCCCTGGCCGACGGCGTCGTGCGGCCGGTCGTCTTCGCGGCCTACACCGGCGTCTCGCGCTGGCGGAACTCCGCCGGCGAGGTCGTCGCCGCCTCCCTGACCGACGCCACGACGAAGTCGGTGGAGTCGCTGGCCTGGAAGACGGCGCTGGACCCGCGCGGGGACTGGGTGCCGCACGTCATCGCGGCGATGGACGAGCGACTGAACCACCTGCGTGAGCACGGCATGCACGACGCCGCGGGCCTGGTGCTGGCCTCGGACCAGGACGACGCGCGCGCCTACGCCAAGATCGTCCAGCGCGTCACCGGGGAGAAGCCGGCGCTCGTCCTGTCCGACGACCCCAAGGCGTCGCAGAAGATCTCCGAGTTCGCCGAGTCCGACCAGCGCTTCGTCGTCTGCGTCCGGATGATCTCCGAGGGCGTCGACGTGCCGCGGGCCGCGTGCCTGGCGTGGATGACCTCGTACCGCACGCCGCTGTTCTTCGCCCAGGCCGTCGGCCGCGTCGTGCGCTCCCGCGCACCGGGGGAGTCCGCGACGGTGTTCCTGCCGGCCGTCCGACCCCTCCTGGCCCTGGCCGCCGAGATGGAGAGCGACCGCAACCACGTCATCCCCCCGCCCGCGTCGGTGTCCTCCGAGGAGGTCGACGAGGGGGGTCTGGACCTGCTGCCCCCGCCCGAGCGCGACGCCGGGGAGAAGAAGGAGTACGAGGCCCTCGAGGCGCAGGCCGAGTTCGCCCACGTCCTGCACGGCGGCAAGGCCCTGACGGGCGGGGACCTCCCGCCGGTCAGCGTCGAGGAGGAGGACTTCCTCGGGTTGCCCGGGTTGCTGTCGCCGGAGCAGACGGCCGCGCTGCTGGCCCAGCGCGACGCCGAGATCCGCAAGCGCACGGCGCGTCCTGCGGAGGAGGCCGAGCCGGTCGGGGACACCGCACCGGCCGAACCCGAGATCGAGGACGCCACCTGGCACACGGCCGCGCTGCTGCGCAAGGAGATCCACGGCCTGGTCGGCCGGGTGGCCGCGGGCCGGGCGATGCCGCACGCGTCGGTGTACTCCCGGCTGCGCACCGCCGTGCCCGGACCGCCGTCGGCGTCGGCCTCCGTCGACGTCCTGCGCCGGCGCCGGGACCACCTGCTGTCCATGGTCTAG
- a CDS encoding SRPBCC family protein: MPEIVQRTMVRAPLDEVFEMSLDLDVERVAGRRFKVRAVEGAGRTSGRIGRGEKVQWRLRILGFPLTHTSHITELERPRRFVDEMAAGAFARFRHEHTFEVEGPGMTIMTDRMSWRSPLGALGRVADAVFVRRTLRQLLADRNSEIVRRFS; this comes from the coding sequence GTGCCCGAGATCGTCCAGCGGACCATGGTCCGCGCACCCCTCGACGAGGTCTTCGAGATGTCGCTGGACCTCGACGTCGAACGGGTGGCGGGCCGCCGCTTCAAGGTCCGCGCCGTCGAGGGCGCGGGCCGGACCAGCGGCCGGATCGGGCGGGGGGAGAAGGTCCAATGGCGGTTGCGGATCCTCGGGTTCCCCCTCACCCACACCTCGCACATCACCGAGCTCGAGCGGCCCCGGCGCTTCGTCGACGAGATGGCGGCCGGGGCGTTCGCGCGGTTCCGGCACGAGCACACCTTCGAGGTCGAGGGCCCGGGCATGACGATCATGACCGACCGGATGTCGTGGCGCTCGCCGCTGGGGGCGCTCGGCCGGGTGGCCGACGCCGTGTTCGTGCGGCGGACGCTGCGCCAGCTGCTGGCCGACCGGAACTCCGAGATCGTCCGTCGCTTCAGCTGA
- the clpS gene encoding ATP-dependent Clp protease adapter ClpS — MSAVLTAPTELERPEADLTTSPDVPWVTLVWNDPVNLMSYVTYVFRTHFGYSEAKAEALMMDVHSKGRAVVSSGTRESMERDVEAMHGYGLWATLQKDE, encoded by the coding sequence GTGTCCGCCGTCCTGACCGCTCCCACCGAGCTCGAGCGTCCGGAAGCCGACCTCACCACCAGCCCGGACGTCCCCTGGGTCACCCTCGTCTGGAACGACCCGGTGAACCTCATGTCCTACGTGACGTACGTCTTCCGCACCCACTTCGGCTACTCCGAGGCCAAGGCGGAGGCCCTCATGATGGACGTGCACTCCAAGGGCCGGGCCGTGGTGAGCTCGGGGACCCGGGAGTCCATGGAACGCGACGTCGAGGCGATGCACGGCTACGGGCTGTGGGCGACCTTGCAGAAGGACGAGTGA
- a CDS encoding YqgE/AlgH family protein — protein sequence MSETASLTGRLLLATPSLSDPNFSRSVVLVLNHDEDGALGVVVNHPLDVDVAAVLPGWQPFATAPGKLFQGGPVALDSALGLVAVPGDRPDPAGVRRVFGSVGLGSVGLVDLDTPPETVVDELAGLRIFAGYAGWSAAQLEDEIAEGAWFVLPAEARDAFCDAPEALWGDVLRRQGGDLALVASFPRDVSMN from the coding sequence GTGAGCGAGACCGCGAGCCTGACGGGGCGCCTGCTGCTGGCGACCCCCTCGCTGAGCGACCCCAACTTCTCCCGCTCGGTGGTGCTGGTCCTCAACCACGACGAGGACGGCGCCCTCGGGGTCGTCGTCAACCACCCCCTCGACGTCGACGTCGCCGCCGTCCTGCCGGGCTGGCAGCCCTTCGCCACCGCCCCCGGCAAGCTCTTCCAGGGTGGGCCCGTCGCCCTGGACTCCGCCCTCGGCCTGGTCGCCGTGCCCGGTGACCGTCCCGATCCCGCCGGGGTCCGGCGCGTCTTCGGCTCGGTCGGCCTGGGGTCGGTCGGCCTGGTCGACCTCGACACGCCGCCGGAGACGGTCGTCGACGAGCTGGCCGGGCTGCGGATCTTCGCCGGGTACGCCGGCTGGAGCGCGGCCCAGCTCGAGGACGAGATCGCCGAGGGCGCCTGGTTCGTGCTGCCCGCCGAGGCCCGCGACGCCTTCTGCGACGCACCGGAGGCGTTGTGGGGGGACGTCCTGCGCCGTCAGGGCGGCGACCTGGCCCTCGTCGCGAGCTTCCCGCGCGACGTGTCCATGAACTGA
- a CDS encoding nicotinamidase, translating to MTRALVVVDVQNDFCPGGALAVAGGDEVARAISQLLSRDTGDGRGIAYDHVVATQDFHLDPGAHFSDTPDFVDSWPPHCRAGSTGALLHDDLDTSRVEAVFRKGQYAAAYSGFEGVSTTVTAEGGELDTGLADWLRGKGVDQVHVVGLATDHCVRATAVDAARAGFRTTVLLGLTAGISAATVQAALVELREHGVTLIGDPVLQG from the coding sequence GTGACCCGCGCGCTCGTCGTCGTCGACGTCCAGAACGACTTCTGCCCCGGCGGGGCGCTCGCCGTCGCCGGCGGGGACGAGGTCGCCCGGGCGATCAGCCAGCTGCTGTCCCGCGACACCGGCGACGGCCGGGGCATCGCCTACGACCACGTCGTGGCGACGCAGGACTTCCACCTCGACCCCGGCGCCCACTTCTCCGACACCCCGGACTTCGTCGACTCCTGGCCCCCGCACTGCCGGGCCGGGTCCACCGGGGCGCTGCTGCACGACGACCTCGACACCTCCCGCGTGGAGGCCGTGTTCCGCAAGGGTCAGTACGCGGCGGCGTACTCGGGGTTCGAGGGGGTGTCCACCACCGTCACCGCCGAGGGCGGCGAACTCGACACCGGTCTGGCGGACTGGTTGCGCGGCAAGGGGGTCGACCAGGTCCACGTCGTCGGCCTGGCGACCGACCACTGCGTGCGCGCCACCGCCGTGGACGCGGCCCGCGCGGGGTTCCGCACGACGGTGCTGCTCGGGCTCACCGCCGGGATCTCGGCCGCGACGGTCCAGGCGGCGCTGGTGGAGCTGCGCGAGCACGGGGTCACCCTGATCGGGGACCCCGTGCTGCAGGGCTGA
- a CDS encoding DUF3039 domain-containing protein — MSSPTDDPFRTQPEAPAAPSRTAVLDREEQVEEQASPGDHERFAHYVKKEKIMESALSGDPVIALCGKVWVPGRDPKRFPVCPTCKEIYESLTSGGKGGDDKS, encoded by the coding sequence ATGAGCTCGCCGACCGACGACCCGTTCCGCACCCAGCCCGAGGCACCCGCCGCCCCCTCGCGCACCGCGGTGCTGGACCGCGAGGAGCAGGTCGAGGAACAGGCGTCCCCGGGCGACCACGAGCGCTTCGCGCACTACGTCAAGAAGGAGAAGATCATGGAGTCCGCCCTCTCGGGCGACCCCGTGATCGCGTTGTGCGGCAAGGTCTGGGTGCCCGGCCGCGACCCGAAGCGGTTCCCCGTGTGCCCCACCTGCAAGGAGATCTACGAGTCCCTGACCAGTGGTGGCAAGGGCGGCGACGACAAGTCCTGA
- a CDS encoding NTPase, protein MPGTEVAGDTGRDFEQRALALARAIYDPSGNQGSVMFRGREHDAVFISDRNVVALEFTTLGKKDKAKYDGEKLRDILKDFSISPEHRYKSLQGFFVTEQEPNVDQRAVIEQIAKASNLQIQAISLTTLRKLLIDTEAYIALRRQAPFGSTDYRLGDPIKPSAQSMPYVEPKLQEGDSTLSLSDVLARAAQGGRLVLTADYGAGKSEALRQGFERYRKEHFRHPANRPFPLHINLRDCYGLRSSREVIRRHAEEIDFPAEGGLLAAWRAGACTLLLDGFDELVPTRWVGGARDLRQVRRQALEPVRRLIEETPTGSGIIVAGRAQYFTSDPEILETLGLQAESASLVRLLDLTADQVPELLGDDTARLPHWLPTRPLLLRFLAAANLLPLLSELPQDAGEAWRQILGMIARREADRVSAITPSTFQALLARVATASKSSADSDGALSMKDLRTAFRAVCGYEADEEGLQVLQRLPGLASASTTDMNDESRRFVDISLADAAYGYDLSEHAQAPYADHPLAQQAGWATASRDLSIAVAGASLVGKSFGAGTVTSAYARRIDLNVSDSILFDLARLSDSLESDGKNAKLPAPFFAELLIPNLSLSGEAASLVSRGTFRDCLIDEVDVQDIDPEMGGLPTFISCVIGHISGWSDVPPALQNNFSDCTLEAFTSAAQTTAGLFGLDLPQTERIALVILQKVYAQAGAGRRESALSRGLPLKDRESVAEVTARLVNSGLLIKSPGKNEPRLLPSRAARGAVLHVLARPSAFQLGRLEAEI, encoded by the coding sequence ATGCCAGGTACCGAGGTTGCCGGAGACACGGGTCGAGACTTCGAACAGCGAGCCCTAGCCCTGGCTAGGGCCATCTATGACCCATCAGGCAATCAGGGTTCAGTTATGTTTCGCGGGCGAGAGCATGACGCCGTCTTCATCAGCGATCGAAACGTGGTCGCTTTGGAGTTCACCACACTGGGCAAGAAGGACAAGGCAAAATATGACGGAGAAAAACTTCGAGATATTCTCAAAGATTTCTCCATCTCCCCAGAACACAGATACAAATCACTGCAAGGCTTCTTCGTAACTGAACAAGAACCGAATGTTGATCAGAGGGCGGTCATCGAACAGATCGCAAAAGCGAGCAATCTACAGATCCAAGCCATCAGTCTAACAACTCTACGCAAGCTACTCATCGACACAGAAGCTTATATTGCCCTACGAAGGCAAGCACCCTTCGGCAGCACCGACTATCGTCTCGGCGATCCAATCAAGCCCTCCGCGCAATCAATGCCCTACGTCGAACCGAAACTACAAGAAGGGGACTCGACCCTTAGCCTGTCGGATGTACTAGCTCGGGCCGCACAGGGGGGGCGTCTTGTACTAACGGCAGATTACGGAGCAGGCAAAAGCGAGGCCCTTCGTCAAGGTTTCGAGCGATATCGAAAAGAGCACTTTCGCCATCCAGCCAATCGTCCATTTCCGCTACATATTAACCTTAGAGACTGCTACGGATTGCGCAGCTCTCGAGAAGTGATCAGACGTCACGCCGAGGAAATTGACTTCCCCGCCGAGGGCGGACTGCTAGCAGCATGGCGAGCTGGGGCATGCACTCTACTGCTCGACGGCTTTGACGAGCTTGTGCCAACTCGATGGGTCGGCGGCGCTCGAGATCTACGTCAGGTGCGGCGCCAGGCGCTAGAACCTGTTCGCAGGCTCATCGAGGAGACCCCCACCGGGAGTGGAATCATCGTCGCCGGTCGCGCGCAGTACTTCACTTCGGACCCGGAAATTCTAGAGACTCTTGGTTTGCAAGCAGAATCAGCTTCTTTGGTGCGTCTACTGGACCTAACAGCTGACCAGGTTCCAGAACTACTCGGGGATGACACTGCTCGCCTGCCTCATTGGCTTCCGACTAGACCACTTCTGCTTCGATTTTTAGCAGCCGCTAATCTGCTGCCTCTTCTGTCGGAGCTGCCACAAGACGCCGGCGAAGCATGGCGTCAGATATTAGGCATGATCGCGAGACGTGAAGCAGACCGGGTCAGCGCCATCACTCCATCGACATTCCAGGCTCTCCTGGCAAGGGTGGCCACGGCATCAAAGAGTTCAGCGGATAGTGACGGCGCACTCTCAATGAAAGACCTCAGGACCGCTTTTCGAGCCGTATGCGGTTATGAGGCAGATGAGGAAGGACTGCAGGTTCTACAACGCCTTCCTGGACTTGCAAGCGCGTCCACAACAGACATGAACGATGAGTCTCGTCGATTCGTCGATATAAGTCTGGCCGATGCGGCTTATGGGTATGACCTGAGCGAACATGCGCAGGCGCCTTACGCCGATCACCCCCTAGCCCAGCAGGCCGGCTGGGCGACGGCATCTCGCGATCTTTCAATCGCGGTTGCTGGCGCGTCCCTCGTTGGCAAATCTTTCGGCGCGGGCACTGTGACCTCAGCCTATGCCAGGCGCATAGACTTGAATGTCAGCGACAGCATCCTGTTCGACTTGGCCAGACTAAGTGACTCCCTTGAGAGTGACGGAAAAAACGCAAAGCTACCTGCTCCATTCTTTGCGGAATTACTTATTCCTAATCTTTCCCTCTCCGGAGAGGCGGCCTCACTAGTCTCTCGCGGAACTTTTCGGGACTGCCTTATCGACGAAGTCGACGTGCAGGATATCGACCCCGAAATGGGTGGTCTCCCAACATTCATCAGTTGCGTGATCGGTCATATTTCAGGCTGGTCCGATGTTCCGCCTGCACTGCAGAACAACTTCTCTGATTGCACACTAGAGGCCTTCACATCTGCCGCTCAAACGACTGCCGGACTGTTCGGCCTTGACCTACCGCAGACAGAGCGGATTGCATTAGTGATTCTTCAGAAAGTTTATGCCCAGGCTGGCGCCGGCAGGCGCGAGTCCGCCCTTTCGCGTGGTCTTCCACTGAAGGACAGAGAAAGCGTAGCAGAGGTGACGGCGCGTCTCGTGAATTCCGGACTTTTAATCAAGTCGCCAGGAAAGAACGAACCACGACTTCTTCCATCAAGGGCTGCGAGAGGGGCAGTTCTGCACGTTCTGGCTCGTCCCAGCGCGTTTCAACTCGGACGCCTGGAAGCCGAAATCTAA
- the murI gene encoding glutamate racemase has protein sequence MTSADAGLPIGVFDSGVGGLTVARAVLDQLPHEPVHYVGDTAHAPYGPRPIAEVRRLALDVLDRLVESGVKMLVIACNSASAAMLRDARERYDVPVVEVIQPAVRRAVRATRNGRVGVIGTRATISSRAYEDAFAAAPHLALTTAACPAFVEFVERGVTSGPELLTAAREYLAPAVAADVDTLVLGCTHYPLLMAVLRSVVGDDVTLVSSAEETAFDVYRELAARELLRPDDLPQPRHRFTSTGDARAFRLLAQRFLGPQLGPQLVDVDETGPLYLGAL, from the coding sequence GTGACGAGCGCCGACGCGGGGCTCCCGATCGGCGTGTTCGACTCGGGGGTCGGCGGGCTCACCGTCGCCCGCGCGGTGCTGGACCAGCTGCCGCACGAGCCGGTGCACTACGTGGGGGACACCGCGCACGCCCCCTACGGCCCCCGGCCGATCGCCGAGGTCCGCCGCCTCGCGCTCGACGTGCTCGACCGGCTCGTGGAGTCGGGCGTGAAGATGCTCGTCATCGCCTGCAATTCCGCCTCGGCGGCCATGCTGCGCGACGCCCGCGAGCGCTACGACGTGCCCGTCGTGGAGGTCATCCAGCCGGCCGTGCGCCGCGCCGTGCGCGCCACCCGCAACGGCCGTGTCGGTGTCATCGGCACCCGGGCGACAATCTCCTCGCGGGCCTACGAGGACGCCTTCGCGGCCGCGCCGCACCTGGCGCTGACGACGGCGGCGTGCCCGGCGTTCGTGGAGTTCGTCGAGCGCGGGGTGACGAGCGGGCCGGAACTGCTGACGGCCGCGCGCGAGTACCTGGCCCCGGCGGTCGCGGCCGACGTCGACACCCTCGTCCTGGGCTGCACGCACTACCCGTTGCTGATGGCGGTGCTGCGCAGCGTCGTCGGGGACGACGTGACCCTCGTCTCGAGCGCGGAGGAGACGGCGTTCGACGTCTACCGCGAGCTCGCGGCGCGCGAGCTGCTGCGCCCGGACGACCTGCCGCAGCCGCGGCACCGGTTCACCTCGACCGGCGACGCCCGCGCGTTCCGCCTCCTGGCGCAGCGCTTCCTGGGGCCCCAGCTGGGACCGCAGCTGGTCGACGTCGACGAGACCGGTCCGCTCTACCTCGGCGCGCTCTGA